Proteins encoded within one genomic window of Neorhizobium galegae bv. orientalis str. HAMBI 540:
- a CDS encoding ABC transporter substrate-binding protein, whose amino-acid sequence MDVTRKSIAAAIAALSLGATISTSALAQDKTLTIAITNTINTFDPHMTASVGTDLSLLSHIYPSLVLRSPDMKIAPALATEWTSVDDLTWRIKLRSDATFNDGEKIDAEVVKWNFDRVRDPAVNARIKAWFTLISDVKVISPTEIEIKTSSPYPAMIGQLSMFFLLPPKWAANHKPATETASGGAYVISSVKPGESITLDANPQYWGAKPDFSKVVVRIIPDAASRVAALLAGEVDFINSIPTTEITRIKTSGSAQAGAVPSTRTAFIKFNTLKPPLDNKLLRQALNYAVDKEGIVKAIFNDQAEIAKCQVTSKSYFGFNADLKPYAYDPEKAAELLKKAGGAPAEPIEIEVPTGIYLNGEEVVQAVASQLEEIGVKTKIVEMQFSAYMDKYLKTKDLGRMSLLSQAWPTIDADGLLTLFAPGNMYAYWENADFGKALADGRSTMDVAKRQAAYKKATEVMCDEAPALFLYTQPATYGLSKRITWAARGDDWVRAFDMKPAAN is encoded by the coding sequence ATGGACGTGACCAGAAAATCAATCGCCGCGGCAATCGCCGCACTTTCGCTCGGCGCCACGATATCGACATCGGCTCTTGCACAGGACAAGACGCTGACCATCGCGATCACCAACACGATCAACACGTTCGATCCGCATATGACGGCATCCGTCGGTACCGACCTCAGCCTGCTCAGCCACATCTATCCGTCGCTGGTTCTGCGCAGCCCCGACATGAAGATTGCTCCGGCTCTTGCAACCGAATGGACGAGCGTCGACGATCTGACCTGGCGCATCAAGCTGCGGTCGGACGCCACATTCAACGATGGCGAGAAGATCGATGCCGAAGTGGTCAAATGGAATTTTGACCGTGTGCGCGACCCGGCCGTCAATGCCCGCATCAAGGCGTGGTTCACGCTGATCTCCGACGTCAAGGTCATCAGCCCGACCGAAATCGAGATCAAGACGAGCTCGCCCTATCCGGCGATGATCGGCCAGCTGTCCATGTTCTTCCTGCTGCCGCCGAAATGGGCCGCCAATCATAAGCCGGCTACCGAGACCGCGTCGGGCGGCGCCTATGTCATCTCCTCCGTCAAGCCCGGCGAGAGCATCACGCTCGACGCCAATCCGCAATACTGGGGTGCGAAGCCGGATTTCAGCAAGGTCGTTGTCCGCATCATTCCGGATGCCGCCAGCCGTGTCGCCGCGCTGCTTGCGGGCGAGGTCGATTTCATCAACTCGATCCCGACCACGGAAATTACCCGGATCAAGACGAGCGGCAGCGCCCAGGCCGGCGCGGTGCCGAGCACCCGCACCGCGTTCATCAAGTTCAACACGCTGAAGCCGCCGCTCGACAACAAACTGCTTCGCCAGGCGCTGAACTACGCCGTCGACAAGGAAGGCATCGTCAAGGCGATCTTCAACGACCAGGCCGAGATCGCCAAGTGCCAGGTGACATCGAAGAGCTATTTCGGCTTCAACGCCGATCTGAAGCCCTACGCCTATGATCCGGAAAAGGCGGCCGAACTTTTGAAGAAGGCAGGCGGTGCGCCGGCCGAGCCGATCGAAATCGAAGTGCCGACCGGCATCTATCTGAACGGCGAGGAAGTCGTCCAGGCGGTCGCCAGCCAGCTGGAAGAGATCGGCGTCAAGACCAAGATCGTCGAGATGCAGTTCAGCGCCTATATGGACAAGTATCTGAAGACCAAGGACCTCGGTCGCATGAGCCTGCTCAGCCAGGCCTGGCCGACGATCGATGCCGATGGTCTTCTGACCCTGTTCGCGCCAGGCAACATGTATGCCTATTGGGAGAATGCCGATTTCGGAAAAGCCTTGGCGGACGGCCGCTCGACCATGGATGTGGCGAAGCGCCAGGCGGCCTACAAGAAGGCGACCGAGGTGATGTGCGACGAGGCGCCGGCGCTCTTCCTCTATACCCAGCCCGCCACCTACGGCCTGTCCAAGCGTATCACCTGGGCCGCTCGGGGCGACGACTGGGTCCGCGCTTTCGACATGAAGCCTGCGGCCAACTGA
- a CDS encoding alpha/beta fold hydrolase: MPTVTLNNATFVYDDIGNPDAEPIIALHGGRGIGDRHGEFNAYKVLSDKYRVIAYDQRGCGETSLTPPYTFEQLADDVEAFRMNVCGGRKIILEGGSFGGMIALTYAVKYGQNLSRLILRGTAASYHHEDDAMVVFKQRIHKATSASLDMLDKMFSDRVKDDTELRLIWLALQPLYYEKFDPDAALERTRTMHLHAETHNALFKERLYDLRDKLKDIPVPTLVVCGAEDWICPPNHSRLIAESIPKGELLEVPNANHAVHAEAHEVVIAAVREFLARTSN, encoded by the coding sequence ATGCCGACAGTGACACTCAACAACGCCACCTTTGTCTACGACGACATCGGCAATCCCGACGCCGAGCCTATCATTGCGCTGCATGGCGGGCGCGGCATCGGCGACCGCCACGGGGAGTTCAACGCCTACAAGGTCCTGTCGGACAAATACCGTGTCATCGCCTATGATCAGCGCGGTTGCGGGGAGACGAGCCTGACGCCTCCCTACACGTTCGAGCAGTTGGCCGATGACGTCGAAGCCTTTCGCATGAACGTGTGCGGCGGCCGCAAGATCATTCTCGAGGGCGGCTCGTTCGGCGGCATGATCGCGCTCACCTATGCCGTGAAATACGGCCAGAACCTGTCGCGGCTGATCCTGCGTGGGACCGCCGCGAGCTATCACCACGAAGACGATGCCATGGTGGTGTTCAAGCAGCGCATTCACAAGGCAACCAGCGCCTCCCTCGACATGCTCGACAAGATGTTCTCCGACCGGGTCAAGGACGATACCGAGCTGCGCCTGATCTGGCTGGCGCTGCAGCCGCTCTATTACGAGAAATTCGATCCGGATGCGGCGCTGGAACGCACCCGCACCATGCATTTGCATGCCGAAACCCATAACGCGCTGTTCAAGGAACGACTTTACGACCTGCGCGACAAGCTGAAGGATATTCCGGTTCCGACGCTGGTTGTCTGTGGTGCCGAAGACTGGATCTGCCCGCCGAACCATTCGCGGCTGATCGCCGAAAGCATCCCCAAGGGCGAACTTCTCGAAGTGCCGAACGCAAACCACGCGGTCCATGCCGAAGCGCATGAGGTCGTGATCGCCGCGGTCCGCGAGTTTTTGGCGCGCACGTCGAACTGA
- a CDS encoding metal-dependent hydrolase family protein — protein MTTILFENARIADGTSPEPSEPMSVFVEGDMIREVSPSINSAGAQRINLAGKVLMPGLIDAHVHVIAGMANLGQNAKLPDPIVTVRAFKIMGDMLMRGFTTVRDLGGATSGLLAATQEAPWPTPRLNICGKALSQSGGHTDYRGPYDDTPTPKTGHALGNLGRICDGVPEVRKAAREELKSAAHFIKVMANGGIASPTDPIHFLGFSREELIAAVEEAENAGTYVAAHLYTDKAIRRAIECGIHSLEHCNLITSDTAKFAVENGCISVPTLVTYEKLGVEGPALGLPPASVAKVDSVRLAGMESLTIMREAGLPMAYGTDLLGEMHRHQSEEFVIRSRVLPAHEVIASATHVAAKLLRMEGKIGCIAPGAFADLIVIDGNPLDDMSLLTDQGARMPIIIRGGHFVKNRR, from the coding sequence GTGACCACCATTCTTTTCGAAAACGCCCGTATCGCCGATGGAACGAGCCCGGAGCCGAGCGAGCCGATGTCGGTTTTCGTTGAGGGCGATATGATCCGAGAGGTCTCGCCCTCCATCAACAGTGCCGGCGCGCAGCGGATCAACCTTGCCGGCAAGGTGCTGATGCCGGGCCTGATTGACGCCCATGTGCATGTCATCGCCGGCATGGCGAACCTCGGCCAGAACGCGAAACTTCCGGATCCGATCGTCACCGTGCGCGCCTTCAAGATCATGGGCGACATGCTGATGCGCGGCTTCACCACCGTGCGCGACCTCGGCGGCGCGACCTCCGGACTGCTGGCCGCCACGCAGGAAGCGCCCTGGCCGACACCGCGGCTCAATATCTGCGGCAAGGCGCTGTCGCAATCCGGCGGCCATACGGACTATCGCGGCCCCTATGATGACACGCCGACGCCGAAGACCGGCCATGCGCTCGGCAATCTCGGGCGCATCTGCGACGGGGTGCCGGAAGTCCGCAAGGCCGCCCGCGAAGAATTGAAATCAGCTGCACATTTCATCAAGGTCATGGCTAACGGCGGCATAGCTTCGCCGACCGACCCGATCCACTTCCTCGGCTTCTCGCGGGAAGAGCTGATCGCCGCCGTCGAGGAGGCGGAGAACGCCGGCACCTATGTCGCGGCGCATCTCTATACCGACAAGGCGATCCGCCGGGCGATCGAATGCGGGATCCATTCGCTGGAACACTGCAACCTGATCACATCAGATACCGCGAAATTCGCTGTCGAAAACGGCTGCATCTCGGTGCCGACGCTCGTCACCTACGAGAAGCTCGGCGTCGAGGGCCCGGCACTCGGCCTGCCGCCTGCCTCCGTCGCCAAGGTGGATTCGGTACGGCTCGCCGGCATGGAATCGTTGACGATCATGCGCGAGGCCGGGCTGCCAATGGCCTATGGCACCGACCTTCTGGGCGAAATGCACCGGCACCAGTCCGAGGAATTCGTGATCCGCTCCCGCGTCCTGCCCGCCCATGAGGTGATCGCCTCGGCAACCCACGTCGCGGCAAAGCTGCTCCGGATGGAGGGCAAGATCGGCTGTATCGCCCCCGGCGCCTTCGCCGACCTGATCGTGATCGACGGCAATCCGCTCGACGACATGTCGTTGCTCACCGATCAAGGCGCCCGTATGCCAATCATCATTCGCGGCGGTCATTTCGTAAAGAACCGGAGGTAA
- a CDS encoding GAF domain-containing protein, producing MIEDLIGLLAESGQPNFFYDALDAALARHVGHRLLTLLYTDGDEVARVYSNMPDVYPVFGRKPMGMTPWGELVLRRQQPFLGRDREAVRWAFFDHELIASLGLNSAINIPVVYNGETIGTINLLHEEFFYEEKHVEIARQFAPLLIPAFLEARRAGTSKA from the coding sequence ATGATCGAGGACCTGATCGGGCTTCTGGCCGAATCTGGCCAGCCAAACTTCTTCTACGATGCGCTGGACGCCGCTCTCGCCAGGCACGTTGGCCACCGCCTGTTGACGCTGCTCTACACGGACGGTGACGAGGTGGCGCGCGTCTATTCGAACATGCCGGACGTCTATCCCGTCTTCGGCCGCAAGCCGATGGGCATGACACCCTGGGGCGAGCTGGTGCTGCGCCGACAGCAGCCCTTTCTCGGACGCGACCGGGAGGCGGTCAGGTGGGCTTTCTTCGATCACGAGCTGATCGCGAGCCTCGGCCTCAACTCGGCGATCAATATTCCGGTCGTCTACAACGGCGAGACGATCGGCACGATCAACCTGCTGCACGAGGAATTCTTCTACGAGGAAAAGCATGTGGAGATCGCCAGACAATTCGCACCGCTGCTGATCCCCGCCTTTCTCGAAGCCCGCCGCGCTGGCACTTCAAAAGCTTGA
- a CDS encoding ABC transporter ATP-binding protein, with amino-acid sequence MSDILAYDTAAPLLSVENLKVHFAIRSGVFQRQVGEVKAVDGVSFSIGSGETLGLVGESGCGKSTTGLALMGLVKATDGHIAMQGAEDVTQMRSIPRSYRRRMQIIFQDPFSSLNPRQRVRDIIRAPLDIHGIGTIEQRRAEVAKLMSLVGLRPDQADNFPHQFSGGQRQRIGIARALALKPDIIVCDEPVSALDVSVQAQILNLLADLQKELGLSYLFISHDLGVVEHVSHRVAVMYLGKIVETGSKEVIFTKPLHPYSELLLRSAPAHDPRKRHKFSAVSDDIPSATRKPLGCAFHTRCPLATDICRQAEPQLERKADGQSVACHHR; translated from the coding sequence ATGTCTGATATCCTGGCATACGATACTGCAGCCCCTCTCCTCTCCGTTGAGAACCTCAAGGTGCATTTTGCCATCCGCTCTGGCGTCTTCCAGCGGCAGGTCGGCGAGGTGAAGGCCGTCGACGGCGTTTCCTTCTCGATCGGTTCGGGCGAGACGCTCGGCCTTGTCGGCGAAAGCGGCTGCGGCAAGTCGACCACCGGGCTCGCCCTCATGGGCCTCGTGAAGGCCACGGACGGACACATCGCCATGCAGGGAGCCGAGGACGTCACGCAAATGCGGAGCATCCCGCGATCCTACCGCCGCCGCATGCAGATCATCTTCCAGGACCCTTTCTCCTCGCTCAACCCGCGCCAGCGGGTGCGCGACATCATCCGCGCGCCCCTCGATATCCATGGCATCGGCACGATCGAGCAACGGCGGGCCGAGGTCGCCAAGCTCATGTCGCTGGTGGGTTTGAGGCCCGACCAGGCCGACAATTTCCCGCACCAGTTCTCCGGCGGCCAGCGCCAGAGGATCGGCATTGCCCGGGCGCTGGCCCTCAAGCCCGATATCATCGTCTGTGACGAGCCGGTCTCCGCACTTGACGTGTCCGTACAGGCGCAGATCCTCAACCTGCTCGCCGACCTGCAGAAGGAACTCGGCCTTTCCTACCTGTTCATTTCGCATGATCTCGGCGTGGTCGAACACGTCTCGCATCGGGTCGCCGTCATGTATCTCGGCAAGATCGTCGAGACCGGGTCGAAAGAGGTGATCTTCACGAAACCCCTTCATCCCTATTCGGAACTGCTGCTGCGCTCGGCGCCGGCACATGATCCGCGCAAGCGTCACAAGTTCAGCGCCGTCAGCGACGACATTCCGAGCGCCACGCGAAAACCCTTGGGCTGCGCCTTCCACACCCGTTGCCCCCTCGCGACCGATATCTGCCGGCAAGCCGAACCGCAGCTCGAACGGAAGGCCGACGGCCAGTCCGTTGCCTGCCATCACCGATAG
- a CDS encoding ABC transporter ATP-binding protein — translation MEKTMEPALAVSDLNVEILGENGAFPVVSEMSLSVRPGETICIVGESGCGKSMTALSLLRLLPDSARVASGSIRIHGEDFLAMDRRQVENFRGDKIAMIFQEPLSALNPVLTIGEQIAESVRQHRRLGRREAFARAVKCLELVQMPDPERRARQYPHELSGGMRQRAMIALALACEPKIIIADEPTTALDVTVQAQILGLISDLQKRLGTAQILITHDLGVVAEIADRVIVMYAGRRVEECSVYELFDNPIHPYTIGLMGAVPHRDRTEAAPERLTDIPGTVPPLWDLPKGCAFAPRCPGASARCLEERPPFIEKKPGHFAACWEHDDV, via the coding sequence ATGGAAAAGACGATGGAACCGGCGCTTGCCGTCAGCGACCTGAATGTCGAGATCCTCGGGGAGAACGGGGCCTTTCCCGTCGTCTCGGAGATGAGCCTTTCGGTGCGCCCCGGCGAGACGATCTGCATCGTCGGCGAAAGCGGCTGCGGCAAATCGATGACCGCCCTGTCGCTGCTGCGCCTCCTGCCCGACAGCGCCCGCGTCGCCTCCGGCTCGATCAGGATCCATGGCGAGGATTTTCTCGCCATGGATCGGCGCCAGGTCGAGAATTTCCGCGGCGACAAGATCGCCATGATCTTCCAGGAACCGCTCTCGGCGCTGAACCCGGTGCTGACGATCGGCGAACAGATCGCCGAATCCGTTCGCCAGCATCGAAGGCTTGGGCGGCGCGAGGCCTTTGCGCGCGCCGTCAAATGCCTGGAACTGGTCCAGATGCCGGACCCCGAACGCCGCGCCCGGCAATATCCCCATGAACTTTCCGGCGGCATGCGGCAACGCGCGATGATTGCTCTGGCGCTTGCCTGCGAGCCCAAGATCATTATCGCCGACGAGCCGACGACGGCCCTCGACGTCACCGTGCAGGCGCAGATTCTCGGACTGATTTCCGACCTGCAGAAGCGGCTCGGCACCGCGCAGATCCTGATCACCCACGATCTCGGCGTGGTTGCCGAAATCGCCGACCGCGTCATCGTCATGTATGCCGGCCGGCGGGTTGAGGAATGCAGCGTCTACGAACTCTTCGACAACCCGATCCATCCCTATACGATCGGCCTGATGGGCGCCGTACCTCATCGGGACAGAACGGAAGCCGCCCCGGAGCGGCTGACGGATATTCCCGGCACCGTGCCACCGCTCTGGGACCTGCCGAAGGGCTGCGCGTTTGCGCCCCGCTGTCCCGGCGCCTCGGCTCGCTGCCTGGAGGAACGCCCACCCTTCATCGAAAAGAAACCCGGCCATTTCGCCGCCTGCTGGGAGCACGACGATGTCTGA
- a CDS encoding succinylglutamate desuccinylase/aspartoacylase family protein: MVKSINKLRPKFTTHADGSDAVIFMHELVGEQDGPTVGISASIHGNENTGSQAILDLFRIIKDMPLKGRIILLPVANPRSFAVNHRHNPLDQMNLNREFPGDPRGTYSQQLADALAHEFFAKIDYNLDLHSGTDRPTVDYVYIWNDEPLSRAFGSKILYRPTTGKAGTVYSGTSKSVSMDRHGTKVVTIELGGGIVDQAPYAKRTVDGLLNQLRLIGSIEGELVPNPKQVVVTELVGIRPKHGGWLEPLSPANGEIIRGGSLLGRVVSPYDFETIEEIPTPFETGIMVMQHLTRNLVEAGDYGFMVGNIEGSTD; this comes from the coding sequence ATGGTCAAGTCGATCAACAAGCTCCGTCCCAAATTCACCACCCATGCGGACGGTAGTGATGCCGTGATCTTCATGCACGAACTGGTGGGTGAACAGGATGGCCCGACGGTTGGGATTTCCGCCTCGATCCACGGCAACGAAAATACCGGTTCGCAGGCGATCCTGGACCTGTTCCGCATCATCAAGGACATGCCGCTCAAGGGCCGCATCATCCTGCTTCCGGTCGCAAACCCACGCTCCTTTGCGGTGAACCATCGTCACAATCCGCTCGATCAGATGAACCTCAACCGCGAGTTCCCCGGCGATCCTCGCGGCACTTACAGTCAGCAGCTTGCCGATGCGCTGGCGCACGAATTCTTCGCGAAGATCGACTATAATCTCGACCTGCATTCCGGCACGGACCGGCCGACGGTCGACTATGTTTACATCTGGAACGACGAGCCGCTGTCGCGCGCTTTCGGTTCGAAAATCCTCTATCGCCCAACGACGGGTAAGGCCGGCACGGTCTATTCCGGCACCAGCAAGTCCGTCTCGATGGACCGCCACGGCACCAAGGTGGTGACGATCGAGCTCGGCGGCGGCATCGTCGACCAGGCGCCCTATGCGAAGCGCACCGTCGATGGACTGCTGAACCAGCTCCGCCTGATCGGCTCGATCGAAGGCGAATTGGTCCCCAATCCGAAACAGGTCGTGGTCACCGAACTCGTCGGTATCCGCCCGAAACATGGCGGCTGGCTGGAGCCGCTTTCTCCGGCGAATGGCGAGATCATCAGGGGCGGTTCGCTGCTCGGCCGTGTCGTCAGCCCCTACGACTTCGAGACGATCGAGGAAATTCCGACGCCCTTCGAAACCGGCATCATGGTCATGCAGCACTTGACCCGCAACCTCGTCGAGGCGGGCGACTACGGCTTCATGGTCGGCAATATCGAAGGGTCCACCGACTGA
- a CDS encoding ABC transporter permease: MRLSRRFRNISLILGMSIVLAIVICAVFAPYLSAHGIEQMDMRNRFSGPTLTHWLGTDNFGRDLWTRLIYGARVSLTIACISVTASALIGTTVGLAAGYFGGWTDLILMRITDIFLGFPAIVLALAIVAVLGPGTINVAIAIIVVAWTEYARVVRATTLVLREQNYVQAAKALGAHPVRILVKEILPNAIGPIIVLASLGFGTAIISESALSFLGFGLPPPAPTWGWTLAYGTRFMRDEPWLAIIAGATIMVTVLGFNLLGDGLRDVLDPRHLSRSAGKKK; the protein is encoded by the coding sequence ATGAGATTATCCAGGCGTTTCCGCAATATCTCCCTGATCCTCGGCATGTCGATCGTGCTGGCGATCGTCATCTGCGCCGTCTTCGCGCCCTATCTGTCGGCCCATGGCATCGAGCAGATGGACATGCGCAACCGCTTCTCCGGCCCGACGCTCACCCACTGGCTCGGCACCGATAATTTCGGGCGAGATCTCTGGACGAGGCTGATCTACGGCGCACGCGTTTCGCTGACCATCGCCTGCATCTCGGTCACGGCGTCGGCTCTCATCGGCACGACGGTCGGGCTCGCCGCCGGCTATTTCGGCGGCTGGACGGACCTGATCCTGATGCGGATCACCGACATCTTCCTAGGCTTCCCGGCGATCGTGCTCGCACTCGCCATCGTCGCGGTGCTCGGTCCCGGCACCATCAACGTGGCGATCGCCATCATCGTGGTCGCCTGGACGGAATATGCACGGGTGGTTCGCGCAACGACATTGGTCCTGCGCGAGCAGAACTATGTGCAGGCTGCGAAGGCGCTCGGTGCCCATCCGGTCCGCATCCTCGTCAAGGAGATCCTGCCCAATGCGATAGGGCCGATCATCGTGCTCGCCTCGCTCGGCTTCGGCACCGCGATCATCTCGGAATCGGCGCTCAGCTTCCTCGGTTTCGGCCTGCCGCCGCCGGCGCCGACCTGGGGCTGGACGCTCGCCTACGGGACACGCTTCATGCGGGACGAGCCGTGGCTGGCAATCATAGCAGGCGCCACGATCATGGTGACGGTGCTCGGCTTCAACCTGCTCGGTGACGGCCTGCGCGATGTGCTCGACCCCCGCCATCTCTCCCGCTCGGCGGGCAAGAAGAAATAG
- a CDS encoding ABC transporter permease has product MLAYIVRRLLLLIPMAAGMVIVTFGLLLLIPGDPASVLLGQEASAEAINNLRNALGLNDPWYVRLGSYFARLLQGDMGRSIFQNQAVSEIVAGRLGATIELAVLALILACLVGISLGVLAATRQGSIVDTVSMIFAQLGVSMPVYWLGLLLMLLFAVTLGWLPAIGRGAPFPEALWAALTGRPQVLIDSFAHILLPAVALAANSAAIISRLVRTAMLEVLREDFVRTAYAKGLRRQRVILRHAFRNALLPVLSVVGLRFGALLGGAVLTETIFAWPGLGQLTITAISQRDLPLIQGIVLTFAIIFALVNLVVDLLYAVVDPRIRLG; this is encoded by the coding sequence ATGTTAGCCTATATCGTCCGCCGTCTGCTGCTGCTGATCCCGATGGCGGCCGGCATGGTCATCGTCACCTTCGGCCTGCTATTGCTGATCCCCGGCGACCCCGCCTCGGTGCTGCTGGGCCAGGAGGCCTCGGCGGAGGCGATCAACAACCTGCGCAACGCGCTCGGCCTCAACGATCCCTGGTATGTCCGCCTCGGCTCCTATTTCGCCCGCCTGCTGCAGGGCGACATGGGCCGCTCGATCTTCCAGAATCAGGCGGTGTCGGAAATCGTCGCCGGCCGGCTCGGTGCAACTATCGAGCTGGCCGTCCTGGCGCTGATCCTTGCCTGTCTTGTCGGCATCTCGCTCGGGGTGCTGGCTGCCACGCGACAGGGTTCGATCGTCGATACCGTATCGATGATTTTCGCCCAGCTTGGCGTTTCGATGCCGGTCTACTGGCTCGGCCTGCTGCTGATGCTGCTCTTTGCCGTGACCCTCGGCTGGCTTCCGGCCATCGGCCGCGGTGCGCCCTTCCCCGAAGCGCTCTGGGCGGCGCTGACCGGCCGGCCGCAGGTCCTCATCGACAGTTTCGCGCATATCCTCTTGCCGGCAGTGGCACTTGCCGCCAACTCCGCGGCGATCATCTCACGGCTCGTGCGCACGGCAATGCTCGAAGTGCTGCGTGAGGACTTTGTCCGCACCGCCTATGCCAAGGGCCTCCGCCGCCAGCGCGTCATCCTTCGCCATGCGTTCCGCAACGCGCTCCTCCCGGTGCTGAGCGTCGTCGGCCTGCGCTTCGGCGCCCTGCTCGGCGGCGCGGTGCTGACCGAAACTATCTTCGCTTGGCCGGGCCTCGGCCAACTGACCATCACGGCGATCTCGCAGCGCGACCTGCCGCTCATCCAGGGCATCGTGCTCACCTTCGCGATCATCTTCGCGCTGGTGAACCTCGTCGTCGATCTTCTCTATGCGGTCGTCGATCCGCGCATCCGTTTGGGTTGA
- a CDS encoding M24 family metallopeptidase gives MGFSQRLASDFFERLHRDIRARMEEKGVGLLILDAADDVLYTTGFSFRPNERPVALALTATAAILLIPELEREHAERQDMAAETLVYFEFPGVDRAFSLLARSIGEITGDIAHSSGLSVGRAAELAGLFPNNRVMPTDIVARMRQVKYPEELRLHREAARISDAMVQSGVDLVTEAFRAGKPLPSEIALEAHVVRHALDIMENEHEDIMNVPTLAGGLVYGGPNSAYPHGIISHRRIQPGESFILSLGCRVGGRSAESERTFVLGEPSKEHRKYYAIAQEAQRLGTTGLVAGRTCASADISALTYIREQGMTPYLKHRVGHGMGVAFHEPPWIEAGDQTILQEGMICSSEPALYVPEVGGFRLADTVLVTGQGPDSLTKFPRRFEEIVLS, from the coding sequence ATGGGTTTCAGCCAGCGTCTCGCATCAGATTTCTTTGAACGGCTGCATCGCGACATCCGTGCCCGCATGGAGGAAAAGGGCGTGGGCCTCCTGATCCTCGATGCTGCCGACGACGTGCTCTATACGACCGGCTTTTCATTCCGACCGAACGAACGGCCGGTGGCGCTCGCTTTGACCGCAACGGCTGCGATCCTGCTGATCCCCGAACTGGAGCGCGAACACGCCGAGCGTCAGGACATGGCGGCCGAAACTCTCGTCTATTTCGAATTTCCGGGCGTGGACCGGGCCTTTTCGCTGCTCGCGCGTTCGATCGGCGAAATCACAGGCGATATCGCCCATTCCTCCGGGCTTTCGGTGGGACGGGCGGCGGAACTCGCCGGACTCTTTCCGAACAACCGCGTTATGCCGACGGATATCGTCGCCAGGATGCGGCAGGTCAAATATCCCGAGGAATTGCGGCTGCATCGCGAGGCGGCACGCATTTCCGACGCCATGGTTCAATCGGGTGTCGATCTCGTCACCGAAGCCTTTCGGGCCGGCAAGCCACTGCCGAGTGAGATTGCCCTCGAAGCCCATGTGGTGCGGCATGCGCTCGACATCATGGAAAACGAGCACGAGGACATCATGAATGTCCCGACGCTGGCGGGCGGACTGGTTTATGGCGGACCGAACTCTGCCTATCCGCACGGCATCATTTCCCATCGACGCATCCAGCCGGGCGAGAGCTTTATTCTTTCTCTCGGCTGCCGTGTGGGCGGCCGCTCGGCCGAAAGCGAGCGCACCTTCGTGCTCGGCGAACCGAGCAAGGAACACAGGAAATATTACGCCATCGCCCAGGAAGCGCAGCGGCTCGGCACGACAGGCCTCGTCGCCGGCCGTACCTGCGCGTCAGCGGATATCAGCGCCCTCACTTATATCCGCGAACAGGGCATGACGCCCTATCTCAAGCACCGCGTCGGCCACGGCATGGGCGTTGCTTTTCATGAACCACCCTGGATCGAAGCCGGTGACCAGACTATTCTCCAGGAAGGGATGATCTGTTCGAGCGAGCCTGCGCTCTACGTGCCGGAGGTTGGCGGTTTTCGCCTTGCCGATACGGTTCTCGTCACCGGGCAAGGTCCGGATTCACTCACGAAATTCCCGCGCCGCTTCGAGGAGATCGTGCTGTCATGA